From the Brevibacillus choshinensis genome, one window contains:
- a CDS encoding HlyD family secretion protein, producing MNKRAWIGVAGFVAGIAVLGTVLFGPGVGNVSGQRADKLAGVIEGTEVDLSFKMGGSIEQVTLAEGDEVKAGQLVATLNSEELLAKKEQAEAAYHLAQVKLEQAKKGVSLTDSTSGAQVDQAQAVVSSAQAQLAANKNGARAEEISQLKAKVQATETAKQIAATNLERMKKLLAEGAVPQVKVEEAQMQHQQATAENKAAVEQLKMAQSGARSEQVDAAQAQLDQAKAAYQQAVSARGQVGLKELDVKSAEAGVQQAKGALAEIEAYLNNAKLTAPVDGIVKSVAVQKGELVAQGFTVLTIQSKVDNYVKFYVNEYALSAVKAVDAVKLYVPALKRDVEAKVVTVAPAADFAVKKATQELGDRDIRSFQVKMLVTDTELRPGLTVEWNVEGAGNGE from the coding sequence ATGAACAAACGTGCATGGATCGGGGTGGCTGGCTTTGTTGCCGGCATTGCAGTATTGGGGACCGTACTATTTGGACCGGGGGTCGGAAATGTATCGGGCCAACGAGCGGATAAACTAGCAGGCGTGATCGAGGGAACAGAAGTCGATCTGTCTTTTAAGATGGGGGGCTCCATCGAGCAGGTCACGCTGGCTGAAGGCGATGAAGTCAAAGCTGGTCAATTGGTTGCGACGCTGAACAGTGAAGAGCTCCTGGCGAAAAAGGAACAGGCTGAAGCGGCATATCATCTGGCGCAAGTCAAGCTGGAGCAGGCGAAGAAAGGCGTTTCTCTGACAGACAGCACGAGTGGAGCGCAAGTCGATCAAGCACAGGCAGTCGTCAGCTCAGCTCAAGCGCAATTGGCAGCAAATAAGAACGGAGCGCGCGCGGAAGAAATCTCGCAGTTGAAAGCAAAGGTCCAGGCAACAGAAACTGCCAAACAGATCGCAGCTACCAATCTAGAACGGATGAAAAAGCTTTTAGCAGAAGGGGCTGTTCCACAAGTAAAAGTCGAAGAAGCACAGATGCAGCATCAGCAAGCGACTGCAGAGAACAAAGCGGCCGTAGAGCAACTGAAAATGGCCCAATCGGGTGCGAGAAGTGAACAAGTAGACGCAGCACAGGCACAGCTGGATCAGGCAAAGGCTGCTTATCAACAGGCCGTATCGGCTCGAGGTCAGGTAGGTCTGAAAGAGCTTGACGTGAAATCAGCTGAAGCGGGCGTACAACAGGCAAAAGGGGCCTTGGCTGAAATCGAAGCATACCTGAACAATGCAAAGCTGACTGCTCCTGTCGATGGGATCGTGAAGTCGGTCGCTGTCCAAAAAGGTGAGCTGGTTGCCCAGGGCTTTACCGTATTGACCATCCAGTCGAAGGTGGATAACTACGTGAAGTTTTATGTCAATGAATACGCGCTTTCTGCAGTAAAAGCAGTAGACGCAGTCAAATTGTATGTACCTGCCTTGAAACGCGATGTAGAGGCAAAAGTAGTTACCGTAGCTCCAGCAGCAGACTTTGCTGTGAAAAAGGCAACACAAGAATTGGGTGACCGCGACATCCGCTCGTTCCAGGTAAAAATGCTCGTAACAGATACTGAATTGCGTCCGGGTCTGACCGTAGAGTGGAATGTCGAAGGGGCTGGTAACGGTGAGTAA
- a CDS encoding ABC transporter permease — translation MSNFSRLFWTEWQNLFTNKTIRNIVFIVPLMYLTLFGFLYSEKKVMHIPTVMVDADQTELSRELYRAFEVDQTFRIGSIVGTEEEAMNLIDQGKANVALIIPSNLEKNVKAGREAEVLTVIDGSNMMISNTAVRAASTVVKTVSAGATLKKLEAHGGWGEEGKNLYTGIDYRYRVLYNPTFSYMSFMVFGLAGTVLQQVLFLGIAISVTQQKEAGTWRDTMANNSFWAITASKILPYFLAGTLNMFIGFTLLLKVFGIPYYGSTMNLMLIASAFNLAVLSIGYAISFFSKDQLQATQTAMLIAVPSFMLSGFTWPFMSMPTVVAAIGKSLPLTYFLHGVREILTKGHGLSAVTSDLLILCFMTVLGLFAAYVIYLLQTRKKVERVSESATA, via the coding sequence GTGAGTAATTTCTCCCGGCTCTTTTGGACCGAGTGGCAAAATCTTTTTACCAATAAAACAATTCGCAATATCGTCTTCATCGTTCCACTGATGTATTTGACCCTCTTCGGTTTTCTGTACAGCGAGAAAAAAGTGATGCACATCCCTACCGTAATGGTGGATGCTGACCAGACAGAATTAAGTCGCGAGCTATATCGGGCGTTTGAGGTTGATCAGACGTTTCGCATTGGTTCCATTGTCGGTACAGAAGAAGAGGCAATGAACCTCATCGATCAGGGTAAAGCCAACGTCGCACTGATCATACCATCAAATCTCGAAAAGAACGTGAAGGCAGGACGGGAGGCAGAAGTGCTGACCGTCATTGATGGCAGTAATATGATGATCTCCAACACGGCCGTACGTGCAGCCAGTACAGTAGTCAAAACGGTCTCAGCAGGGGCTACGCTTAAAAAGCTGGAAGCGCACGGAGGCTGGGGAGAGGAAGGGAAAAATCTCTACACCGGCATCGATTATCGCTATCGGGTTTTGTACAATCCGACGTTTAGCTACATGTCTTTTATGGTATTTGGCTTAGCGGGAACCGTCCTGCAGCAAGTCCTGTTCCTGGGGATTGCCATCTCGGTCACTCAGCAGAAAGAAGCGGGAACCTGGCGCGATACCATGGCAAACAACAGCTTTTGGGCGATTACCGCTAGCAAGATACTCCCATACTTTTTAGCCGGAACGCTCAATATGTTCATTGGATTCACGTTGCTCCTAAAAGTGTTTGGAATCCCGTATTACGGCAGCACGATGAATCTCATGCTCATCGCGAGTGCGTTCAACTTGGCGGTTTTGTCGATCGGTTATGCGATCTCATTTTTCTCCAAAGACCAGCTGCAGGCGACACAGACAGCGATGCTGATCGCGGTTCCTTCCTTTATGCTGTCGGGCTTCACCTGGCCTTTCATGTCCATGCCGACTGTGGTCGCGGCCATCGGAAAATCTTTGCCGCTTACGTATTTTTTGCATGGTGTGAGAGAAATTTTAACCAAGGGACACGGCCTGTCGGCGGTTACCTCCGATCTCCTCATTTTGTGCTTCATGACGGTGTTGGGCCTGTTCGCAGCGTACGTCATTTACTTGCTACAGACGAGGAAAAAAGTGGAAAGAGTAAGCGAATCCGCGACTGCGTAG